GAGGCTCTCAGGTTCTGCACACAGCATCCACCATCTTCGCTCTGTGTGAACCATTCAAAAGAAAAATCCTATCATCCCTGCTGCTGGAGGAAGACTCTCTGGTCATTCCCCAGAAAATGTTTCTGCCTGATCCGTATAACTCCCCCAAAAACTTATTGGTCCAGAAATTCAACCAAGTTCTTCAGCAACTAGCCCAAAGTTTTCCTGCCTCCCTGCTAGTGAATATACCCAACGTATGAAAGTAACCACCTGATCAAGCGCTTACCCAGAGCCGAATGGAGCCATCTTCAGCACCGCTAACCCACTTGTCCTCTAGTGGGTGCCAGACCAAGGCTACGACAGCGGCTTTGTGCCCACAGAGCTCAGCCAGGAGCACCAGATCAGCACAGTGAGGATTGAAAGCGCAGATAAAAACTCTGCCAGTGCTAGAAGAGAAAGCAAATTCCCTCCTGCCCAGTCCAGGAGGGTGTGGACTGTGGGTGCGGGGATGGCAAAAGACATGGCAAAATCAAATTAGTGGCCCTGGACCCAAAGATTAGGTTCCTGCAGGAGTGGCTTCATCCTTTTTATTACTGGGACCCCCACTTTTCAGCAATACATCTCTCCTGCTTGGGAGGCCTCAAAGTGCTGTTTGAGAACATTCTGTGGCTCCCCCACCTTTCAAATAAGCAGGCAGGCAGAATCACCCACCTCTTTGGGGAATAGGCCATATCCAGGATGGGCCCGTTGTCCTCAGGTAGACTGGAAAAGGCATTTTGCAAAGAGCGGTTGTGCAGGTCCCAAAGACACAGCTTTCCATCCCATCCCCCACTGAGCTACAATGAAATACAGCAAGGTGAAGTCCTGTTTTGCAATGCTGCCCCTCCCTTACCCCTCcttgcagtgtgtgtgttctctctctctctctctggcactgTCACTCATCCACATCCCCTTTCCTCCCAATATGTGCCATGCAGGCTCTTCCTACAGCATCTTACTCTCTTCCACTCTCTCCCTGCTGCCCATCAACAGAGACTGGGCTGTCTCATACAATGCCACCCAAGTCCATTCTACGGTTCACTCACCAGGTAGGGGAAATACAGTCCAGCTTCGCCGGCTGCCACAGCAAGTGCCGTCACCATGCCTGTGTGCCCGCACAGCACCGTTCTGCAGGTGAAACCTATGTAAGACAGTACTGGCATGAGAGAGGCAGTAGCAGGacagagaagagggggggggaaccagggacCGGAATCTCTTACACACTCAGGAGGTGGCTTCCCCAAAACGAGCCTGCGGTGCTTTTTATCCCCAGCTTGACCCTACTCCAAAGCGAAGAAAGGAGGGGAGGCACCAGtaccaaatgaaaacaaaagggggggggatgaaataaaCTAGAGAAACATTCAGTGCCCCAGCATGGTTTGAAGGGAGATTTCATCAGGGACACTTAGGTGGACAAGAAATGGACTCAGCCACTTTTTCGTTTGTCCTGTGTCCGGAAAGCACAGGTCTCAGTGGTTTTCCACTTGTTCAGTGAATTCTAGGCATGAGTCCAAATTATTTTGCCTgtcccctgctgctttcccctggaaaaggcATGGAAAATTGGAACAAAcgacaatccacagaaaacctgatagctgtttgttctgattcagcgctaaaccatgggttttcctggggggaagTGGCAGAGCAAGTGGAAGTGAGGATGACCCCAGTGTCTTATACAGTGCTCTGATTCATTTGGTCATGGACCATGGTATACGTAGGTCTGCCAGGACAGGTGCCGTGTGTGGTGACTCCAGGTGGTAGTTTCTCAGTGAATGACTCCACCCACTCAGGCTGACTATTGGAACCTCCTAGACAGCAAAGAGTGTAAGGGGACTTTCTGGTCCAGTTGAGGCTTGCTTGAGCAATAAAGTCTTCCTGAGCTCTGGTGGGTTCCTGCAGCCTTGGCTGGTCTTTGGCCCTGACTTGCTTGCCACTCCTGATCTTCCTTCTAGACTCTGACTCACAAGTTTTCATTTGGTTTTGGCTTACTCTTCAGTCCTAACTACTTGCTTGTCTCAGACTACCCTTGATCCAGCCCTGCCACACAGTGTTTTCCATCTAAGCTTGAAATCCTCACctcacttacttgggaataagccccactgaattcaatagaatttactaggcatggttaggattgggCTGTGGACTTGTGGAAGGATACATTCAAAGTGCATTGGGCCATTCAACATTTGCTTCTGTGCACCTTTGAAGCatcatctctttttctttcccctctgagTTTACTCCAAACCACTTTCTTCACCTGCTACACAACTGCTTGAAGTGCCCTGGGTCTTCTCATCTTGGACACAGCTTGATGCCAATGTTTCAGAATTTTGATCCAACACAGGTGGGCATTGCTACAGCATGGGATGAAAACAGCAAACCATTAAGGGAACCTTTCTCTAGGAGAAATGCCACCCACTTCTTTTTTGTTTGTAATCCAAGGGAATTTCCTGAGCCAAAACCTGTGTTGCCATGTGGCTCCTAGTTGGCTCGGTTAAATAAATCTGGCTGGCTGGTGCATCTTTCTTATCTTGGAGGACGGAGGCCTTTCACTTCCTGTGGCTTACCTGCAAGCACATGTCTTCTGTCTTCCATCCAAGAAGCAGAGGCTAGGACAGCGGTTTGCACTCACCTGGGCAGAAGGTTCAGCGCCTGGGATGAAGCTCTCAAACTCCCAGAGATAAATGTTCCCATCAGCTGCCGACACCACCAGGATATTCAACTCTTCAGCAAAGAGAGCCCTGGCAAAGGCCCAGAGCTTCGTTAGAAAGGCAGCAACTACCTTTAATCTGTGATTTCACAGCCAACATTACAGAAGCCAACTCTTTCTCCAAGATTAAATCATGCCCTGTTCTGGCCAGCTTGGtgaccaccatccctgaccattagtcataCCGtactagcaagggatgatgggagcatgACACCAACAATATCCAGCCCTGCTGCGAAGCAAATGGTGAAGGTCTGCCTGATCCCTAAGGAAGAAAGGGTCTCTTCAAGACAAATTATGCTGTTGCCTCTCTGCTGCAGTAGCACATACTCTTGGGCAGAGCACAATGACAGTTACCTAGTGAATCCTATGCTTCCTTTTCGCGTGTCTTTGGCTACTCTTCGGAACCTGGTGTAGCCACTCTGTTGCCCAGCTGAGGCCTTTCCTTGTTTTCGAGGGGAATCTGGACGAGGTTGTGGCTTCTCCTTGCCATCCTCCTCCCTCTGCTGTGCCAAGGGGCCTCTTCTTTCCAGATGGGCTTCACTTAGGTGGAACGACTCCCTGCTGAAAGAAACAGAGACACACAggatgtgtgtggagggggggggagtgtagacCTGTGGCTGTGGACAGGGTTGTGGTTGAGGATGAGTGAGAAGGCTGGGAGCTCACAATGGCACAAGGAGCAGATGGCTGCATGACTGGAGCAGGCAGAGAATGGGCAGCTGCAGAGGGCAGGGAGCATGAGGGACTAGGGTGGGCAGGTCTCTGCTTGTCTGCAAGCATCTTGTCTTTGTACAGCAATACTAAGTATGACTCGGTTAGAGCCAGATGCTGGAGAAGAACAACTTTTTGAAACTCCACTACAGAGATGGGAAACTTGtgaccctcctgatgttgctggactcaagtcccaccagtcccagccagggtggctgattgacagggatgatgggagttgtagtccaacaccccCCTGACTTAGTGAGAGATGGCAAGGGAGACTCCTCCCAGATCATAGCATTCCTCCAACCACGTCTCTTCCAGAGGCTTGTGTTCTAGGCCAATGGCAGCTATTGACCAAGGGTAACACATTTAGTAGTTAAGCTCCACTATTATTCTGGAAACCAGTAGATAGCTTTTATCTGGTCACCAAATAGCACAGATCTGCTATACTACAGAGTCTGTTCTGCCAGGGGCTGTTCTTCTTCTCCTTACCAACAGAAATCTGCAGCTCTTAGGCTAGCTTCTGCTCACTGCCGTACCTTGTAATAGGGGCTTCCCCAACCCATGTCACACACCAGGGACTTCTTGGTCTGAGGGGATGAAACCTTACCTGTAGATGAAGGGAGAGATGTAGCTCTTCTCCCACTTCTGTAGCATCCCACTGCTGTCCCCACTGAAGAGCAAAACGGGCTCCTTTTTGGCTGGTGGAGATACATTCAGAAGGTCAAGCAGGGGCAGCAGGGGCTTTGGAAAACCAGACAACATTTTTATTGCTGGACACATAAAACTCAACCCCGGCCCTTGTCCCAGCCAGATAAGACTCTCCTAGCTTTGAACCTCACCTCACGGAGCTTGTACATCTGGGGCTGGAGCGGTTGCAGAGTTAGAGATATATATGGCTGCTTACCATAAGTTAGGCACTCTAGGGggtgtttgcaaggcagcactgTCAGGCATCCCAACTCGCTGTAGCGCCAGACGAGTATTTGCTGCGGCTTTGCCGTGCCTGGAAGAAGGAAAAGTTCTGCGTTTCTTAAAATTACTTGGGTTATTCTAAAAAGCTCTTGCCATCCACTGAGCCTTCTAATATCTCTGAAGAAGCTGAGTGGGAAATCGCCTTGTGTTAAATTAGAAAAGCATGCATAGATCTCACAACACCTGATTGCATGAAACTGGAATCTCTGGATATAAATCTGGGACCTGTGGTGGGAACCAACAGgaatataaaaagagcctgctggatcaggcaaaaaaCTTCCCACAACAattaaccagatgcccatgggaacaTATAAGAGAGAAGTCTGTCCCAAGTGCTATAACCACGCTGGGTCTGAATGCAATAAGCACATGAGCCTACCAAGGTCACCACCTGGTTCTGTGATGAAAGCCCTTTCTTTTGTACTAATTAATCAAtttttactacatttatatcatgcctttcctccaaggagttcagggcaAAAGACATAGTTTACTCACCCCATGTTTTCCTCACAACAATCCAGTGGCATTAAGCTAAACTGGGAGAGGGTGATTGGCCAAGGAGGCCCAgcaagctttgtggctgagtggtgGAATGAACCTGGATATCTCCAATGCCAATTCAACGCTCTCACCACTGGGTGCCATACTGGTCTAGTATCTTCCCCTAAAGCTATTTTCTCCTAACTGCATGAAAGGACATGGCCTACAGATAAGAAGAGATGCTGAATCTAACATTGGCAGCTGAGAGACCAGGTGAGGCCTTGTATTGCAGATGTTGGGAGGGGGGCATCTGTACTCTACTGGAGAACTCACCTATCACATGCCTCGAGTCTGGCAGGCTGAGAAGCTGCTGAAGAGCAGGCCCATCTTTCTGTTGGCCTTGGAATGTGGATATGAACTGTGAAACCTGAAAGCAGATCAGCACAAAGAATTCAGAACAGGCTGGCCATTAAATACCTGTTTCTCCTTATTCTTCCTATAAATGTGGAATGGTACACAGGAGCCATCTTTACTTAGGGGTCAAAGACCTATCAAAAAGAGCTGTGCTGGGGGCACTTGTTCAGTGGACTTTTGAACTTTGTTGAGCACATGACAGAACTTGGGGTCGAACTGTGAAATGCAGTTGGATCTGGTATTGAAAGCTACAAAGAAATGTAATCTTTGAGTATGTTTTTGGGGGAGTTTGCAGATCCAGGAATACAGTGTTAGAGGCACTAATGGCTTTTGAAGCATCCACCCAATGGAAATAGCAATTGAAAAACATGTTCAGGAAGAGGCCCTGAGAATGGGAGGATACAACAGCTAAGGAAATGAGAAGAGACAGGATTTAATCTTCAGTATATCTGCCATCTGACATTTGGAAGAGGATCAGAGTAATTTGTCAGTATAAAACGGCTGTGTATAGTTTTTATGTCACCTGTATTATGTCATTAATCAGGCAAAATGGGTCTGATCTGTCAGGGTAAGGCAGCTTGTTAAAAGAAACATGCTCCATCAAAGAGTGCTCTTTTTGACATGGGTAATTTTTCATAGGATAAAAACTAATCAATATGAGGAGCTGAGGCCAACTAAGGACAGGCAATTCTTCAAGGGAAAATCATCCCATAGAACAGCTCCCATAGGAACAGGGGAACTTACGTATGTTGTTCCAGGTCAGTCTATTTATCTATCCAGCCCAGTATTTAATactctgagtggcagcagctccttCGGGTCTCAGGAATTGATTGCTCCCATTATCTAGCTCATTTTAAgtggagatgctagggactgaaccaGGGGCCTTTTTTTGACATGCAAAGCTTACTATTGTACCCTCCCCTCACAAGGCACTGGTCTCCAAGCATCTTTTGCTGTGAGTTGAGGATGGCACACTTGAATATGTCCCATGCAATTTTCACTCCTGCAGTCTGAAGTAGCAGCCCATGAAAAGCCGCACCACAAAATTCTGCTTCATGTGTAACATGGGTGAGCAACAGGATCCTGGGCTTATCGGTCCCCATTTGCACAGCATGGTCAAACCCTTGGCAGCAATTGTTTACCACTAGGACTGTGGCcttgctggaagaaaacaaaaaaactggaCAATCTAGCTTATATAGTCTTAATGCACATGCCTAATATACTAAGACTGTGAGCAAGTGTGGGAGTTGATTGGCGCAGCCTGGCAGTGCATGTGGAGAGAGTCATCTGGCTTATCCTCTTGGCTGCAATTCACAAagacagaaagggaaagaaaacacaCCCTGGCCTTTTGTCCTCCCTATATATCCCTATGCTAGTTCAGGCGGATGCAATGGCAACCCATCACCAATAGAGGGCTCCTTATAATAACAAGTTCATTGATCTTTAGGCGAGGGGAAAAAGGAAATGCCACACTTAAGTCGCTCACTATTTCCCCAGACTGAGGCTCATAGAGGGTGGGCTGGGTTGTACCACTGGTGATCCAGACGATGCCAACAGATGCCACGTAGCAGAGTCCAGTAATGTTCCCGGTGAAGGGGCCAAGGCGCTGGATGAGCTTCCCATCCTGGGACCAGATGCCAACTGTCTGGTCAAAAGAACCTGACAGCACCCTGCAGAGGAGATGACAGACCAGAGGGAGGCTCAGGGAAGCAGGACTTTGGCAGCGGAGTGGAGGAGCAGGGCTGTGCTTGCATTCCCCAAGCAAAGACTTCACACCCTCTATATAAACCAAAGGCTCCCTTTCTAGTCAATCATTGAAAGCAGGATAAAATattccatctctctcccccccccttttctttaagcAAAGTGTTCTTATTTTACACTTCCCCAAGCGGAACACACTCAAAGCCTCTCCCTCCTGGCCAGAGGTTCGAGTAACATCCTGCGGCTTCCAGTTCCTCTTTGTGGTAAACGTCATCCTTCCAGAGCCCTCTGGCTCTAGATGTGCTACTTAGAGCACCAGCCTCTGCAACAGAAATCTATCCAGAGAAGGAGGcatctcctcctgcttctcctttcCCCATCACCATGCTAACTTctcctggaaggaaggaaggaagctgcaaagggagggggagagaaaggaggagggagcaaAGCCCATATagtattcttttattttaaaaaatggataggaAATATAACCTAGGAAACGTGAATCAGAGGGGACGGAAGCAGGAATTAAGGACTGTAAGGGAATGGAATTTCTGCAGAGTACATTATAAAAGGTGGTAGGTGTACACTCAGCGTACAGTGATTCTCGCTTTCTATATGTGAAAGCGAATTTAGCTCATCCTTGCCCTTCAATTGTATGCTTCCATCCACACCACAGCAGATCTCTTTGGGCAGCAGGATTTGCCCTTTTGAAGTGACTAAAGAGGGAATCCTGCTTTGTCTCGTTTCCCTGTCCTTATGCCAGAATGAGGAACCGTTTTCAGCCCGAGTGacaggccacattcccttcctggGGCCTCAATGGGCAGAGTCATTGGTATGACTCCTACCTTTCCTACagtaaaagccagaggtttctacacatgcCCACAGCATGCCcacatccaggcaaacaagaggcattatcacagctcAACAGCATATTCTTGCcatgcaaaagcacttgagggggATGCAGAGCAGGGTCAGTGAAGGGCACAGCTTGTGGATGGAGGTGGGTGGCCTGGGACAAGTCCCAGGAGTCAttcagagaggcctggaggtccACCTCTGGCCCTGgttctgaggtttcccacccctgttctacataAGAATTGTGGCACCAGGAAGCTGCCATGCAGGTACAACCTAAGACtatctgtgagggacaagggatacagggaagtccctcccatcttaagttccagcccatccccaagcgctggagagagtaaggagagctctgcctccagcggagagtcaggaagtggtgtccgaggctcaggcaaggttgtggagcccatgcctcaggtgggacaggaagttggacgcacgggggggaggccaatccccccaactcccgaattgcgacgcaaacgtagggggaagaggttgggtctgccaaagctttggtgctggaagaaaacgcgccaatcgccattcggaggttctgacacctcaccttaaggatgcatttttactgctctgaacactgtaaataatcagcacttaataaaagccttaaaagaccatgctggagtcgttactctagagtagccatatcaggc
Above is a window of Zootoca vivipara chromosome 2, rZooViv1.1, whole genome shotgun sequence DNA encoding:
- the LOC118081556 gene encoding uncharacterized protein LOC118081556 isoform X3, which gives rise to MAMQEHLKVKERHRRPITALGYHSARRECLTGFEDGVIKWWDAENGHMSLCAKEHAGRVTHFQSWAQARLLFSSSNDGSVLVWAVGGTVLDRILLGYPIFTLSISLARHLLLCGSKGRLMAFPLDERRESGHVVHMARGFSEHTHTDIVSCIACLDNQIYTAGYDKKLLIFDTYQTPGKKGLTTKHCIPRAHRAAITHLLLVRQQETTRVLSGSFDQTVGIWSQDGKLIQRLGPFTGNITGLCYVASVGIVWITSGTTQPTLYEPQSGEIVSQFISTFQGQQKDGPALQQLLSLPDSRHVIGTAKPQQILVWRYSELGCLTVLPCKHPLECLTYAKKEPVLLFSGDSSGMLQKWEKSYISPFIYSRESFHLSEAHLERRGPLAQQREEDGKEKPQPRPDSPRKQGKASAGQQSGYTRFRRVAKDTRKGSIGFTRALFAEELNILVVSAADGNIYLWEFESFIPGAEPSAQQCPPVLDQNSETLASSCVQDEKTQGTSSSCVAGFTCRTVLCGHTGMVTALAVAAGEAGLYFPYLLSGGWDGKLCLWDLHNRSLQNAFSSLPEDNGPILDMAYSPKSTGRVFICAFNPHCADLVLLAELCGHKAAVVALVWHPLEDKWVSGAEDGSIRLWSEDGGCCVQNLRASRGITCLCIDQVNGCILAGVHDTIRVYDPNSGVQVQSYTGHQDSVKGLIHVPEMEQYVSVSLDGTVCMWKAYRPEEQLEAQVRW
- the LOC118081556 gene encoding uncharacterized protein LOC118081556 isoform X2; this translates as MAMQEHLKVKERHRRPITALGYHSARRECLTGFEDGVIKWWDAENGHMSLCAKEHAGRVTHFQSWAQARLLFSSSNDGSVLVWAVGGTVLDRILLGYPIFTLSISLARHLLLCGSKGRLMAFPLDERRESGHVVHMARGFSEHTHTDIVSCIACLDNQIYTAGYDKKLLIFDTYQTPGKKGLTTKHCIPRAHRAAITHLLLVRQQETTRVLSGSFDQTVGIWSQDGKLIQRLGPFTGNITGLCYVASVGIVWITSGTTQPTLYEPQSGEIVSQFISTFQGQQKDGPALQQLLSLPDSRHVIGTAKPQQILVWRYSELGCLTVLPCKHPLECLTYAKKEPVLLFSGDSSGMLQKWEKSYISPFIYRESFHLSEAHLERRGPLAQQREEDGKEKPQPRPDSPRKQGKASAGQQSGYTRFRRVAKDTRKGSIGFTRALFAEELNILVVSAADGNIYLWEFESFIPGAEPSAQQCPPVLDQNSETLASSCVQDEKTQGTSSSCVAGFTCRTVLCGHTGMVTALAVAAGEAGLYFPYLLSGGWDGKLCLWDLHNRSLQNAFSSLPEDNGPILDMAYSPKRREFAFSSSTGRVFICAFNPHCADLVLLAELCGHKAAVVALVWHPLEDKWVSGAEDGSIRLWSEDGGCCVQNLRASRGITCLCIDQVNGCILAGVHDTIRVYDPNSGVQVQSYTGHQDSVKGLIHVPEMEQYVSVSLDGTVCMWKAYRPEEQLEAQVRW
- the LOC118081556 gene encoding uncharacterized protein LOC118081556 isoform X4, whose amino-acid sequence is MAMQEHLKVKERHRRPITALGYHSARRECLTGFEDGVIKWWDAENGHMSLCAKEHAGRVTHFQSWAQARLLFSSSNDGSVLVWAVGGTVLDRILLGYPIFTLSISLARHLLLCGSKGRLMAFPLDERRESGHVVHMARGFSEHTHTDIVSCIACLDNQIYTAGYDKKLLIFDTYQTPGKKGLTTKHCIPRAHRAAITHLLLVRQQETTRVLSGSFDQTVGIWSQDGKLIQRLGPFTGNITGLCYVASVGIVWITSGTTQPTLYEPQSGEIVSQFISTFQGQQKDGPALQQLLSLPDSRHVIGTAKPQQILVWRYSELGCLTVLPCKHPLECLTYAKKEPVLLFSGDSSGMLQKWEKSYISPFIYSRESFHLSEAHLERRGPLAQQREEDGKEKPQPRPDSPRKQGKASAGQQSGYTRFRRVAKDTRKGSIGFTRALFAEELNILVVSAADGNIYLWEFESFIPGAEPSAQQCPPVLDQNSETLASSCVQDEKTQGTSSSCVAGFTCRTVLCGHTGMVTALAVAAGEAGLYFPYLLSGGWDGKLCLWDLHNRSLQNAFSSLPEDNGPILDMAYSPKRREFAFSSSTGRVFICAFNPHCADLVLLAELCGHKAAVVALVWHPLEDKWVSGAEDGSIRLWYVSVSLDGTVCMWKAYRPEEQLEAQVRW
- the LOC118081556 gene encoding uncharacterized protein LOC118081556 isoform X1 produces the protein MAMQEHLKVKERHRRPITALGYHSARRECLTGFEDGVIKWWDAENGHMSLCAKEHAGRVTHFQSWAQARLLFSSSNDGSVLVWAVGGTVLDRILLGYPIFTLSISLARHLLLCGSKGRLMAFPLDERRESGHVVHMARGFSEHTHTDIVSCIACLDNQIYTAGYDKKLLIFDTYQTPGKKGLTTKHCIPRAHRAAITHLLLVRQQETTRVLSGSFDQTVGIWSQDGKLIQRLGPFTGNITGLCYVASVGIVWITSGTTQPTLYEPQSGEIVSQFISTFQGQQKDGPALQQLLSLPDSRHVIGTAKPQQILVWRYSELGCLTVLPCKHPLECLTYAKKEPVLLFSGDSSGMLQKWEKSYISPFIYSRESFHLSEAHLERRGPLAQQREEDGKEKPQPRPDSPRKQGKASAGQQSGYTRFRRVAKDTRKGSIGFTRALFAEELNILVVSAADGNIYLWEFESFIPGAEPSAQQCPPVLDQNSETLASSCVQDEKTQGTSSSCVAGFTCRTVLCGHTGMVTALAVAAGEAGLYFPYLLSGGWDGKLCLWDLHNRSLQNAFSSLPEDNGPILDMAYSPKRREFAFSSSTGRVFICAFNPHCADLVLLAELCGHKAAVVALVWHPLEDKWVSGAEDGSIRLWSEDGGCCVQNLRASRGITCLCIDQVNGCILAGVHDTIRVYDPNSGVQVQSYTGHQDSVKGLIHVPEMEQYVSVSLDGTVCMWKAYRPEEQLEAQVRW
- the LOC118081556 gene encoding uncharacterized protein LOC118081556 isoform X5 codes for the protein MAMQEHLKVKERHRRPITALGYHSARRECLTGFEDGVIKWWDAENGHMSLCAKEHAGRVTHFQSWAQARLLFSSSNDGSVLVWAVGGTVLDRILLGYPIFTLSISLARHLLLCGSKGRLMAFPLDERRESGHVVHMARGFSEHTHTDIVSCIACLDNQIYTAGYDKKLLIFDTYQTPGKKGLTTKHCIPRAHRAAITHLLLVRQQETTRVLSGSFDQTVGIWSQDGKLIQRLGPFTGNITGLCYVASVGIVWITSGTTQPTLYEPQSGEIVSQFISTFQGQQKDGPALQQLLSLPDSRHVIGTAKPQQILVWRYSELGCLTVLPCKHPLECLTYAKKEPVLLFSGDSSGMLQKWEKSYISPFIYSRESFHLSEAHLERRGPLAQQREEDGKEKPQPRPDSPRKQGKASAGQQSGYTRFRRVAKDTRKGSIGFTRALFAEELNILVVSAADGNIYLWEFESFIPGAEPSAQQCPPVLDQNSETLASSCVQDEKTQGTSSSCVAGFTCRTVLCGHTGMVTALAVAAGEAGLYFPYLLSGGWDGKLCLWDLHNRSLQNAFSSLPEDNGPILDMAYSPKRREFAFSSSTGRVFICAFNPHCADLVLLAELCGHKAAVVALVWHPLEDKWVSGAEDGSIRLWSEDGGCCVQNLRASRGITCLCIDQGL
- the LOC118081556 gene encoding uncharacterized protein LOC118081556 isoform X6 yields the protein MAMQEHLKVKERHRRPITALGYHSARRECLTGFEDGVIKWWDAENGHMSLCAKEHAGRVTHFQSWAQARLLFSSSNDGSVLVWAVGGTVLDRILLGYPIFTLSISLARHLLLCGSKGRLMAFPLDERRESGHVVHMARGFSEHTHTDIVSCIACLDNQIYTAGYDKKLLIFDTYQTPGKKGLTTKHCIPRAHRAAITHLLLVRQQETTRVLSGSFDQTVGIWSQDGKLIQRLGPFTGNITGLCYVASVGIVWITSGTTQPTLYEPQSGEIVSQFISTFQGQQKDGPALQQLLSLPDSRHVIGTAKPQQILVWRYSELGCLTVLPCKHPLECLTYAKKEPVLLFSGDSSGMLQKWEKSYISPFIYSRESFHLSEAHLERRGPLAQQREEDGKEKPQPRPDSPRKQGKASAGQQSGYTRFRRVAKDTRKGSIGFTRALFAEELNILVVSAADGNIYLWEFESFIPGAEPSAQQCPPVLDQNSETLASSCVQDEKTQGTSSSCVAGFTCRTVLCGHTGMVTALAVAAGEAGLYFPYLLSGGWDGKLCLWDLHNRSLQNAFSSLPEDNGPILDMAYSPKRREFAFSSSTGRVFICAFNPHCADLVLLAELCGHKAAVVALVWHPLEDKWVSGAEDGSIRLWSEDGGCCVQNLRASRGITCLCIDQVNGCILAGVHDTIRYTSLNRLMALPFSPCRVYDPNSGVQVQSYTGHQDSVKGLIHVPEMEQYVSVSLDGTVCMWKAYRPEEQLEAQVRW